One segment of Gordonia terrae DNA contains the following:
- a CDS encoding limonene-1,2-epoxide hydrolase family protein codes for MTSQTPIEIVTTLLTEFARGDVPAALETIDDDIAYTNVSLPTIRGKRKVAGVLGGVARKDSVGFNYRMINVSADDTGVVLTERVDELRFGRLHLQFWVCGRFEVREGRITVWRDYFDYFDMTKALVRGVAALAVPTVQRPLPVPAVSARPAPA; via the coding sequence ATGACCTCACAGACGCCGATCGAGATCGTGACGACCCTGCTGACCGAGTTCGCGCGGGGCGACGTGCCCGCCGCACTGGAGACCATCGACGACGACATCGCCTACACGAACGTCTCGTTGCCGACGATCCGCGGGAAGCGGAAGGTGGCCGGCGTCCTGGGCGGGGTGGCGCGCAAGGACTCGGTGGGATTCAACTACCGGATGATCAACGTGAGTGCCGACGACACCGGTGTGGTGCTGACCGAGCGGGTCGACGAACTCCGATTCGGTCGGCTGCACCTGCAGTTCTGGGTGTGCGGTCGCTTCGAGGTGCGGGAGGGCCGGATCACGGTGTGGCGGGACTACTTCGACTACTTCGACATGACCAAGGCACTGGTGCGCGGGGTCGCGGCTCTGGCCGTGCCCACGGTGCAGCGTCCACTGCCCGTGCCGGCGGTCTCGGCCCGACCCGCACCCGCCTGA
- a CDS encoding ABC transporter permease — protein sequence MTTFLRESTIVFRRQIRMNLRNPAWVLIGVMQPILYLVLFGPLLKPLVAQFPGGADNPYTFLVPGLLVQLGLFGALFAGFSLIGEWREGVIEAERVTPASRTALLTGRLMRDMLQLLVQALILVVLGYLMGMRGSVVGVILGIIITMLIGGACAAASNALALTTKSEDVMAPLINMVMMPVLLLSGILLPMTLGPSWLQSLSDFMPFRWIVDAVRDTFSGDLASAQVLWGVLASLVLAGLGTLWGTSVFRKENA from the coding sequence ATGACCACGTTCCTCCGCGAGAGCACCATCGTGTTCCGCCGACAGATCCGCATGAACCTGCGGAACCCGGCCTGGGTTCTCATCGGCGTGATGCAGCCGATCCTCTATCTCGTACTGTTCGGGCCTCTGCTGAAGCCGCTTGTCGCGCAGTTCCCGGGCGGGGCGGACAATCCGTACACGTTCCTGGTGCCCGGTCTGCTCGTGCAGCTGGGCCTGTTCGGTGCGCTGTTCGCCGGCTTCAGCCTGATCGGCGAATGGCGCGAAGGTGTCATCGAGGCCGAACGGGTGACTCCCGCAAGCCGCACGGCCCTGCTCACCGGCCGGCTCATGCGGGACATGCTGCAGCTGCTCGTGCAGGCGCTGATCCTGGTGGTGCTCGGCTACCTGATGGGCATGCGCGGTTCGGTGGTCGGCGTGATCCTCGGCATCATCATCACGATGCTGATCGGTGGCGCGTGCGCCGCGGCGTCGAATGCCCTGGCGCTGACCACCAAGAGCGAGGATGTGATGGCGCCCCTCATCAACATGGTGATGATGCCGGTCCTGTTGCTGTCGGGCATCCTGCTCCCGATGACCCTCGGGCCGTCGTGGCTGCAGAGCCTGAGCGACTTCATGCCGTTCCGGTGGATCGTCGACGCGGTGCGCGACACCTTCTCCGGCGACCTCGCCAGTGCTCAGGTCCTGTGGGGCGTCCTCGCGTCGCTAGTCCTCGCCGGACTCGGAACCCTGTGGGGCACTTCGGTGTTCCGTAAGGAAAACGCCTAG
- a CDS encoding daunorubicin resistance protein DrrA family ABC transporter ATP-binding protein: protein MIHARGLVQVFHTGKGKKKREVRAVDGVDLDIAEGEVVGFLGPNGAGKTTTLRMLTTLLRPTAGTATVNGFDVVADPVSVRRSIGYVSQAGGTFSQAQAGDEIVDHGMLYGLSRAEATRRGHDLFSQLQLDGLWERQPKNMSGGQKRRLDIVMGLVHEPSLVFLDEPTTGLDPQARANLWDHIRRLRTERGATVFLTTHYLDEADELSDRIIIIDNGRIVAADTADNLKAQVSGDLVALEVADSAAVSTAAEKLAAVTGGGGEGRIEIDGRHVRSRVPRAGRAVPGLLRDLDAAGITLDSIEVIRPTLDDVFLTLTGRSLRDAETERGDDIASQTTETESDSAAAASSELDQQGANR from the coding sequence ATGATCCACGCACGCGGGTTGGTCCAGGTGTTCCACACCGGGAAAGGAAAGAAGAAGCGCGAGGTGAGGGCCGTCGACGGTGTCGACCTCGACATCGCGGAAGGAGAGGTGGTCGGGTTCCTGGGTCCCAACGGCGCGGGCAAGACCACGACGCTGCGAATGCTGACGACCCTGCTGCGACCGACCGCGGGAACCGCGACGGTCAACGGTTTCGACGTGGTCGCCGACCCGGTCTCGGTCCGGCGCAGCATCGGCTATGTCTCGCAGGCCGGCGGCACCTTCAGTCAGGCGCAGGCCGGCGACGAGATCGTCGACCACGGCATGCTCTACGGGCTGTCCCGTGCCGAGGCGACCCGCCGCGGTCACGATCTGTTCTCCCAGCTCCAGCTCGACGGTCTGTGGGAGCGGCAGCCCAAGAACATGTCCGGCGGCCAGAAGCGCCGGCTCGACATCGTCATGGGGCTGGTCCACGAACCGTCCCTGGTCTTCCTCGACGAGCCCACGACCGGTCTCGACCCGCAGGCGCGCGCGAACCTGTGGGACCACATCCGGCGCCTTCGCACCGAGCGTGGCGCAACGGTCTTCCTCACGACCCACTACCTCGACGAGGCAGACGAGCTGTCCGACCGGATCATCATCATCGACAACGGCCGCATCGTCGCGGCGGACACCGCCGACAACCTGAAGGCACAGGTTTCCGGTGATCTGGTGGCACTCGAGGTCGCCGACTCCGCGGCCGTGTCCACGGCTGCGGAGAAACTGGCCGCGGTCACCGGTGGTGGGGGCGAAGGCCGGATCGAGATCGACGGCCGACATGTCCGAAGCCGTGTGCCACGGGCCGGCCGGGCGGTTCCCGGGTTGCTGCGCGACCTCGACGCCGCGGGCATCACCCTGGACTCCATCGAGGTCATCCGGCCGACCCTCGACGACGTGTTCCTCACCCTCACCGGCCGGTCGCTTCGCGACGCCGAAACCGAGCGAGGCGACGACATCGCTTCGCAGACAACCGAAACCGAATCCGACTCGGCCGCCGCCGCGTCGTCCGAACTCGATCAGCAGGGGGCCAACCGATGA
- a CDS encoding 50S ribosomal protein L25/general stress protein Ctc has translation MATQTSKLSVSTRTEKGKGAARRARREGKVPAVLYGHGTDPQHLHLPAREFAAILRNSGLNAVIDLDIEGSSQLALTKQVDVHPIRNYIEHADLLIVRRGEKVTVEIAIIVEGDAAPGTLVVQDASVVEVEADALSIPEQIVVSVEDAEVGLSVHAADLDLPEGVTLTADPETLIVSVTEAQLAATESEADGSADAEGEAEATEEAAAESE, from the coding sequence ATGGCCACCCAGACCAGCAAGCTGTCCGTCAGCACCCGCACCGAGAAGGGCAAGGGCGCGGCGCGTCGCGCCCGTCGCGAGGGCAAGGTCCCCGCCGTGCTGTACGGCCACGGCACCGATCCCCAGCACCTGCACCTCCCGGCTCGCGAGTTCGCCGCGATCCTGCGTAACAGCGGCCTCAACGCCGTCATCGATCTCGACATCGAGGGCAGCAGCCAGCTCGCGCTGACCAAGCAGGTCGACGTCCACCCGATCCGCAACTACATCGAGCACGCCGACCTGCTGATCGTCCGCCGCGGCGAGAAGGTCACCGTCGAGATCGCGATCATCGTCGAGGGCGATGCCGCTCCGGGTACCCTGGTCGTCCAGGACGCGAGCGTCGTCGAGGTCGAGGCCGACGCCCTGTCGATCCCCGAGCAGATCGTCGTCAGCGTGGAGGACGCCGAGGTCGGCCTGTCCGTGCACGCCGCCGATCTGGACCTGCCGGAGGGCGTGACCCTCACCGCCGATCCGGAGACCCTCATCGTGTCGGTCACCGAGGCGCAGCTCGCCGCCACCGAGTCCGAGGCCGACGGCTCGGCCGACGCCGAGGGCGAAGCCGAGGCCACCGAGGAAGCCGCCGCGGAGTCGGAGTGA
- the arsC gene encoding arsenate reductase (glutaredoxin) (This arsenate reductase requires both glutathione and glutaredoxin to convert arsenate to arsenite, after which the efflux transporter formed by ArsA and ArsB can extrude the arsenite from the cell, providing resistance.), which translates to MDATIYHNPKCSTSRKALQALRDAGIEPTIVKYLDEPYSREQLVELFADAGITPKQAVRTREALYKELDLASATDDQILDAMVEHPILVERPIVVTDKGTRIPRPIDKLDEIL; encoded by the coding sequence GTGGACGCGACGATCTATCACAACCCGAAGTGTTCGACCTCGCGGAAGGCGCTCCAGGCGCTCCGCGACGCCGGCATCGAGCCGACCATCGTCAAATACCTCGACGAGCCGTACAGCCGCGAGCAACTCGTCGAGCTGTTCGCCGACGCCGGGATCACACCCAAGCAGGCCGTCCGGACACGCGAGGCGCTCTACAAGGAACTCGATCTCGCCTCGGCCACCGACGATCAGATCCTCGACGCGATGGTCGAGCACCCCATCCTCGTCGAACGCCCGATCGTCGTGACCGACAAGGGCACTCGCATCCCGCGGCCCATCGACAAACTCGACGAGATCCTCTGA
- a CDS encoding beta-ketoacyl-ACP synthase 3 has translation MLGIGAYRPRRLVSNDEVCEVLDSSDEWIFERSGIRNRRWISGDESARSMAAAAAERAIANSGIAKEKIGALILATNSWKTKIPHGGPIVASDIGLNGIPAYDVAAGCGGFGYGLGVAADTIRAGSAEYVLLVGVETMSVVMDPTDRNTAFIFGDGAGAVVVGPSEDNGISPTVWGSDGENAEAIGQNWDIPEYMDRAQAYQDKDPGTDPVGRMVVTMAGPKVFRWAAITLPRALATVLETSGVGVEDIEVFVPHQANARINDLMKKNLGFPDDLPMANDIENTGNTSAASIPLAMEEMLATGKARGGQTALLLGFGAGLSYAGAVVTLPPAPAITSFDGR, from the coding sequence ATGCTCGGCATCGGCGCCTACCGTCCGCGACGCCTGGTCAGCAACGACGAGGTGTGCGAGGTCCTCGACTCCTCCGACGAGTGGATCTTCGAGCGCAGCGGCATCCGCAACCGCCGGTGGATCAGCGGCGACGAGTCGGCGCGGTCCATGGCCGCCGCGGCCGCCGAGCGGGCCATCGCGAACTCCGGCATCGCGAAGGAGAAGATCGGTGCGCTGATCCTCGCCACCAACAGCTGGAAGACCAAGATCCCGCACGGCGGGCCGATCGTGGCCTCCGACATCGGGCTGAACGGGATCCCCGCCTACGACGTCGCCGCCGGGTGCGGCGGCTTCGGCTACGGACTCGGGGTCGCCGCCGACACCATCCGTGCCGGCAGCGCCGAGTACGTCCTCCTCGTCGGCGTCGAGACCATGTCGGTGGTCATGGACCCCACCGACCGCAACACCGCGTTCATCTTCGGCGACGGCGCCGGGGCGGTCGTCGTCGGGCCGAGCGAGGACAACGGGATCTCCCCGACCGTCTGGGGCAGCGACGGCGAGAACGCCGAGGCGATCGGGCAGAACTGGGACATCCCCGAGTACATGGACCGCGCGCAGGCCTATCAGGACAAAGACCCCGGGACCGACCCGGTCGGTCGCATGGTGGTGACGATGGCCGGACCCAAGGTGTTCCGCTGGGCAGCCATCACCCTGCCCAGGGCCCTCGCCACCGTGCTGGAGACCTCCGGAGTCGGTGTCGAGGACATCGAGGTCTTCGTGCCCCACCAGGCCAATGCCCGCATCAACGACCTGATGAAGAAGAACCTCGGCTTCCCCGACGACCTGCCGATGGCGAACGACATCGAGAACACCGGGAACACCTCGGCGGCCTCGATCCCCCTCGCCATGGAGGAGATGCTCGCGACCGGCAAGGCCAGGGGCGGGCAGACCGCGCTGCTCCTCGGCTTCGGCGCAGGCCTCAGCTACGCGGGCGCGGTCGTGACCCTGCCCCCGGCCCCGGCGATCACCAGTTTCGACGGGCGCTAG
- the pth gene encoding aminoacyl-tRNA hydrolase: MKIIVGLGNPGSKYEKTRHNVGAMVADGLVASAGERWKVHKKSGAEVAEVRLGGQSVLVAKPRTYMNESGRQIGPLAKFYSVTVDDLIVVHDELDIDFGAVRLKRGGGEGGHNGLRSISQVLGTRDYLRVRIGIGRPPGRQDPADFVLKPFPSSARNEVELLIANGCDAVELLLGQDLESAQNTVHAW, translated from the coding sequence GTGAAAATCATTGTCGGACTCGGTAATCCCGGGTCCAAGTACGAGAAGACGAGGCACAACGTCGGCGCGATGGTCGCCGACGGCCTCGTCGCCTCGGCCGGTGAGCGCTGGAAGGTGCACAAGAAGTCCGGCGCCGAGGTCGCCGAGGTGCGCCTCGGCGGCCAGTCGGTTCTCGTCGCCAAGCCTCGCACCTATATGAACGAGTCCGGCCGCCAGATCGGCCCGCTCGCGAAGTTCTACTCCGTGACCGTCGACGATCTGATCGTCGTCCACGACGAACTCGACATCGACTTCGGCGCCGTCCGCCTGAAGCGGGGCGGCGGCGAGGGCGGCCACAACGGGTTGCGGTCGATCAGCCAGGTACTCGGCACGCGCGACTATCTGCGCGTGCGCATCGGCATCGGCCGGCCGCCCGGCCGTCAGGATCCCGCCGATTTCGTGCTGAAGCCGTTCCCCTCCTCGGCTCGCAACGAGGTCGAACTCCTGATCGCGAACGGTTGTGACGCCGTCGAACTGCTGCTCGGACAGGATCTGGAGTCCGCGCAGAACACCGTGCACGCCTGGTGA
- a CDS encoding ribose-phosphate diphosphokinase, which translates to MTWTTDNQKNLMLFSGRAHPELAEAVADELGIKVTPQTARDFANGELFVRFEDSVRGSDAFVLQSCPYPLNQWVMEALIMIDALKRGSAKRISVILPFYPYARQDKKHRGREPISARLIADLLKTAGADRIITVDLHTDQIQGFFDGPVDHMHAQGQLAEYIRGKYGTDNIAVVSPDSGRVRVAEKWADTLGGAPLAFIHKTRDPLVPNQVKSNRVVGEVEGRTCILIDDMIDTGGTIAGAVRVLKDAGAGDVIIATTHGVFSDPAAERLASCGAKEVIATDTLPIPAEKRFENLTVLSIAPLLAQTIREVFENGSVTSLFDGIA; encoded by the coding sequence GAAGCCGTCGCCGACGAACTGGGCATCAAGGTCACGCCGCAGACCGCCCGCGACTTCGCCAACGGTGAGCTGTTCGTCCGTTTCGAGGACTCCGTGCGCGGCTCGGACGCGTTCGTCCTGCAGAGCTGCCCGTACCCGCTGAATCAGTGGGTCATGGAGGCGCTCATCATGATCGACGCCCTCAAGCGCGGTTCGGCGAAGCGCATCAGCGTCATCCTCCCCTTCTACCCGTACGCCCGCCAGGACAAGAAGCACCGCGGTCGCGAGCCCATCTCGGCCCGCCTCATCGCCGACCTGCTCAAGACCGCGGGCGCCGACCGGATCATCACGGTCGACCTGCACACCGATCAGATCCAGGGATTCTTCGACGGCCCCGTCGACCACATGCACGCGCAGGGCCAGCTCGCCGAGTACATCCGGGGCAAGTACGGCACCGACAACATCGCCGTGGTGTCCCCCGACTCCGGTCGCGTGCGGGTCGCCGAGAAGTGGGCCGACACCCTCGGTGGCGCCCCGCTCGCGTTCATCCACAAGACCCGTGATCCGCTCGTACCGAACCAGGTCAAGTCGAACCGCGTCGTCGGCGAGGTGGAGGGCCGGACCTGCATCCTGATCGACGACATGATCGACACCGGCGGCACCATCGCCGGCGCGGTGCGCGTCCTCAAGGACGCCGGTGCCGGCGACGTCATCATCGCCACCACACACGGCGTGTTCTCCGACCCCGCGGCCGAGCGTCTCGCGAGCTGCGGTGCCAAGGAAGTCATCGCCACCGACACCCTGCCGATCCCGGCGGAGAAGCGGTTCGAGAACCTCACCGTCCTCTCGATCGCTCCCCTGCTCGCGCAGACGATCCGCGAGGTCTTCGAGAACGGCTCTGTCACAAGCCTGTTCGACGGCATCGCCTGA